The genomic window TCCTCATTTCCACATCAGGCCCAGAAGCCTGCAAGGATAATAATAGCACACTTATCCTGAGGCTTGCCTTCCGGCTGGGCCCTGTGCTAACTGCTTGATAttgattatttcacttaaccctCACAATTAGGGAAGCTGAGtactatttttattctcatttttaaaatgaggtatttggccggacgcagtggctcacgcctgtaatcccagcactttgggaggccgaggcgggcggatcacgaggtcaggagatcaagaccatcctggctaatacagtgaaaccccgtctctactaaaaatacaaaaaattagccgggcgtggtggcaggcacctgtagtcccagctactcaggaggctgaggcaggagaatggcgtgaacctgggacagagcttgcagtgagctgagatcgcgccactgtgctccagcctgggcgacacagcgagactctgtctcaaaaataaataaataaaaaataaaatgaggtatttGAGGCTCGGAGAGTGTCGCCCAAGGTGACATGGTGAGCAGAGGTCAGGATACGGACCTGGGCTACCCTACAGGTGTTAAGTTGCTTTCATGCCCTCTCCCACCCCTACTGCAGCTCCCCATGCCGCAATGGCGGGCAGTGCCAGGATGACCAGGGCTTTGCCCTCAACTTCACATGCCGCTGCTTGGTGGGCTTTGTGGGTGCCCGCTGTGAGGTGAACGTGGATGACTGCCTGATGCGGCCTTGTGCTAATGGTGCCACCTGCCTTGATGGCATAAAccgcttctcctgcctctgtcctgAGGGCTTTGCTGGACGCTTCTGCACCATCAACCTGGATGACTGTGCCAGCCGCCCATGCCAGAGAGGGGCCCGCTGTCGGGACCGTGTCCATGACTTCGACTGTCTCTGCCCCAGTGGCTATGGTGGCAAGACTTGTGAGCTTGTCTTACCTGTCCCACACCCCCCAACCACAGTGGACACCCCTCTAGGGCCCACCTCAGCTGTGGTGGTACCTGCCACGGGGCCAGCCCCCCACAGCGCAGGGGCTGGTCTGCTGCGGATCTCAGTGAAGGAGGTGGTGCGGAGGCAAGAGGCTGGGCTAGGTGAGCCTAGCTTGGTAGCCCTGGTGGTGTTTGGGGCCCTCACTGCTGCCCTGGTTCTGGCTACTGTGTTGCTGACCCTGAGGGCCTGGCGCCGGGGTGTCTGCCCCCCTGGACCCTGTTGCTACCCTGCCCCACACTATGCTCCAGCATGCCAGGACCAGGAGTGTCAGGTTAGCATGCTGCCGGCAGGGCTCCCCCTGCCACCTGACTTGCCCCCTGAGCCTGGAAAGACCACAGCACTGTGATGGAGGTGGGGGCTTTCCAGCCCCCTTCCTCACCTCTTCCACCCCTCAGACTGGAGTGGTCCTTTCTCACCACCCTTCAGCTTGGgtacacacacagaggagaccTCAGCCTCACaccagaaatattatttttttaatacacagAATGTAAGATGGGATTTTATcaaataaaactatgaaaatgCAAGTGGGCTCCTATGCCAGAAAAACCCACCTGGCGTTCCAGATGCAAGAGGGCCAGAGCAGAGGCCTggttctggggaagcctcaggatgCTGCCCACCAAGGAGTGATTTCCAAAGAGTAACCCAGGGTGCCCTTTTCCCTTCTGGGGAAGTGTGGAGAGGTAGAGCCCCAGAGGAGAAGGTAAATAAGCAGCCAGCACCTCTATACAGGCCCGGCCTGGATCAGAGAGAGGGGAGAACACTGCAGGGTGTGGGATGGAGCTCAGCGACCTCCGAGTGAGGCGGGGACTCCCTGCTGGCTGCTCTGCAGCAGCTGCTGGAATAGCGAGTGGGGCTGGTTGCGCAGGGTGGCCGGGGAGTCCAGCTCTACCACTCTCCCCGCTTGTAGCACCAGCACCCGGTCTGAGTTCAGGATCGTGTTGAGCCTGTGATGGGGAAGATGGTCAGTGTAAGGGATAAGGGACAATGACCTAAGTGAGAACACTGATCTgctttccctcctctcccctcggGACACCACAGGTCTGTCCCCACAGGCTTTAGCCCCTGGCTTGGTGCTGGGGAAGGGACTGCAAAGTCCCTCAGATAATGTGCTATAAAGGGCCCTAGGCAGTACCTGGAGAAGGAAGAGCTGAGATTTAGGGGGCAGGATCTCTAAGGCCCTGACCACTGGGGTCCCTGAAAGCAATGGAGGCTCTGGGTGCATGCTACCACAGTCCCTGATTAGGCTGTCACTGGGTGTTTGCACACCTATGGGCAATGGTCAGCACTGTCTTGTTGGCAAAGCGTTTGCAGATGGTCTGCTGGAGCAGCTGGTCTGTCTTCTGGTCCACACTTGCTGTGGCCTCATCAATACACAGGATCTGGAATATGGGAATGCGATAGGGGATAACAAAGGAGAGGCTGTAGGGTGGGCTGGGCCTGGCCCAAGCAACAGCCCCTACCACACTTTTAGCTCTAAAAGGAAAATGAACTTGGTCCCCTAAAACCTCTCCGGactccacctccccacccccttgCCCCCCGCCTCCTTCCTGGCCCTCTCTattgtctctttctctcacctTACCTTGGCATCTGTGAGGAGAGCCCTGGCCAGACACAACAGCTGCCTCTGCCCAAGAGATAAGCTCCGGCCCCCCTCACCCAGCTCACCATCCAGACCACCTGCAAGGAAAGCATCTTCACTGCAGGGCCCAGGCCCTCCCTGCCCCCTTCTTGCTCTAGGGTAAGGGTCCAGCACTCACCCATGGAGGTAATCACCTCACTCAGGTGGCACTGCTCCAGGGCCTGCCACAAGGCCCTGTCCTTATGTAGGCCCCGGGGATCCAGGTTTTCTCGAACAGTCCCACTGAACAAAAAGGGCTCCTGGGGGATGATAGCCAGCTGGGATCTGTGGGACAATGACATGGAGTCCAGCGGTTGGAGATGTAGCCACTTCTGCTCCCAGCTCAGTTTCTGACTACAGCACTAGCACCTCCACGAAAGCCCGGGGATGAGACCTGAACATAACCCCACTCTGCTCCCCACCAAATGATCCGCTAGTAGTTGGGTACCTAGAACTGTGCCAATGCTATAAGCAATACCAAAGAAACCAAAGGCTGGACTCTGTCCTTAAGGAGCCTACATTTCACGGAGGTGTACACACACAAACCAGAGAAAACAAATGGGCTAAACTGTGTGGCACTGACTCCAGGGGCAGCAGTGGCTACGCAGGGAATGACCAGAGCGAATGAAAGGGCAGGTGACACTTCAAGGTTGGAGTGGGCCTATAATTGGGTCCTGAAGACATGGTAGAGTTATAAGGTAGGGCCACCACAGCTTAGAAGAGAAGGCAGAAGAGGCAGGCCTAGGGCTTTAGGATACAGTTTCCCTACCTTTTCCATGTCACTGTACTCACAGAAAATGATATTAGGTTGACCTGAGGGTAGAGAAGGGATGTATACCCTCCAGTGGGGCCACCTGAAGCCAAGGGCAACTGGCTCAGGTCTCAAGCTGTGCGAAGCACTGCCTGCTGAGCCTGAGGGCTCAAGGGATCAGTATCTTGGGGCACAAGAGTGGAGGATGTGTGGTGGGAAGTACAAGAAAGATGCAGCTGGAAAGGGTCAGGGCAAGGACGACCTTGAGATCACCAGCCATGAATCTGGACCTGGGCACTAGGAGTTCTCTGTCCTCGCCTGCTCATCCTGTCCTCCGTTTCAGCCCCTTGATCAGCCCTAGTTGCCCTGAGTTTATATAAAGCCTTCCTAGCTGTGCCCTCCTCTAAGTGCTAGTAGTTCTggttcccccttccccctcccaagTCCATCTCCTCCAGACCTGAGCTGGGCCAGCTCCAGCTGGCTGATGTCCACGCCATCCAGCAGCACTCGCCCTGAACTGGGCTCTAGCAGCCGGAAGAGCACCAACAACAGGGAGGACTTGCCGGAGCCCGTGCGGCCCACGATGCCCAACTTCTCTCCAGGCTGCACGCAGAAGGTCACTCCATCCAGGGCATTCGGCAGCCCTGGCCGGTACGCCAACACCACGTCCTGGAACTCCACGCCCCCCTGGGTCAGCCAGCCAGTGCCCAACTGGTGGAGTCCATGGGTGGGAGAtagaggggaagagggagatggGGGAGATGAGGAGCCAATGGTGAGGAGGGGAGGATAATGAGAAATGAACAGTGTGAGAGGAAAGGTGAGAGAATAAGAGATGCGGAAGAAGGGACATGGTGAAGAATTTTGGTCATCATGAAGAGAGGTTATGGGAGCTGAGAAAGATGGgtgggtaaaaagaaaaaaattgcggGGTACGCTGGGGCCTTCAGGGTTCCAGAGCTTTGGCCTGGGGTCGGGGTACAGGCCTACCTGCAGTGGCTGGCCCTGGGGTTCCTGGGGCAGGTCACAGGAGTACTCTTCCAGCCGCTCAACGCTTACCAGCATGGCCTCC from Macaca fascicularis isolate 582-1 chromosome 4, T2T-MFA8v1.1 includes these protein-coding regions:
- the DLK2 gene encoding protein delta homolog 2 isoform X1 yields the protein MPSGCRCLHLVCLLCILGAPGQPVRADDCSSHCDLAHGCCAPDGSCRCDPGWEGLHCERCVRMPGCQHGTCHQPWQCICHSGWAGKFCDKDEHICTTQSPCQNGGQCMYDGGGEYHCVCLPGFHGRDCERKAGPCEQAGSPCRNGGQCQDDQGFALNFTCRCLVGFVGARCEVNVDDCLMRPCANGATCLDGINRFSCLCPEGFAGRFCTINLDDCASRPCQRGARCRDRVHDFDCLCPSGYGGKTCELVLPVPHPPTTVDTPLGPTSAVVVPATGPAPHSAGAGLLRISVKEVVRRQEAGLGEPSLVALVVFGALTAALVLATVLLTLRAWRRGVCPPGPCCYPAPHYAPACQDQECQVSMLPAGLPLPPDLPPEPGKTTAL
- the DLK2 gene encoding protein delta homolog 2 isoform X2, with product MPSGCRCLHLVCLLCILGAPGQPVRADDCSSHCDLAHGCCAPDGSCRCDPGWEGLHCERCVRMPGCQHGTCHQPWQCICHSGWADEHICTTQSPCQNGGQCMYDGGGEYHCVCLPGFHGRDCERKAGPCEQAGSPCRNGGQCQDDQGFALNFTCRCLVGFVGARCEVNVDDCLMRPCANGATCLDGINRFSCLCPEGFAGRFCTINLDDCASRPCQRGARCRDRVHDFDCLCPSGYGGKTCELVLPVPHPPTTVDTPLGPTSAVVVPATGPAPHSAGAGLLRISVKEVVRRQEAGLGEPSLVALVVFGALTAALVLATVLLTLRAWRRGVCPPGPCCYPAPHYAPACQDQECQVSMLPAGLPLPPDLPPEPGKTTAL